A portion of the Kazachstania africana CBS 2517 chromosome 2, complete genome genome contains these proteins:
- the ADR1 gene encoding DNA-binding transcription factor ADR1 (similar to Saccharomyces cerevisiae ADR1 (YDR216W); ancestral locus Anc_8.425) has product MTNSRKLDSQQKYTTSSNNMNSKVNKNLDTIPDNLKLNGLTPSGNKRTFLCFVCQKAFARQEHLDRHLRSHTNEKPFKCAVCDKDFTRRDLLIRHSNKLHSDTAIVQRKSCNARKKLYRRASFSAQSGDSYACKKKSSSKDNEIKLTFTPPCLQSVHSSNVQTYTEFDTDYFDSKHLDDQFLMEIDASNTKHDSQIPIEFTLNDQFFSQDLGIDDFELPFIRSSDTNFMDNTTYSDAPMTRYSSTLTESVNIEFDKFTGVNFETFSPNEISSNQLGNNNYNNTNNNFGSGNDEDTPINQFDNLSPMEDVNIENEYLQCLDSNFFGPKSQTFSELFFRQNTIRSPTVKITDQSDRCIFNEKIIKYCQIIIDKISSRSTDKLILPSSEELNGYLKLFNQKFLEIFKFIPTNFIKFDFKSYLDYIFEDETSDHVDMIDENNFLEITKICCLPLLMATFGSLIKLKDDKRNLLMLYEISQHSLLLYLENKKRIVKETKQHNSEHCNDTWLIQSLILNISFPHFANELDKFDSNLLIRQVSALSKMFKNSVIKQIINLNLDKKEKFLEKSTELEKILLLSKIKCVEFLNLFCKLLNDHYGITSEQFLCDQDLPSLPELISKFESHWNERQSL; this is encoded by the coding sequence ATGacaaattcaagaaaactTGATTCACAACAAAAGTACACAACTTCGAGTAACAATATGAATTCAAAGGTTAACAAGAATCTGGATACTATACCcgataatttgaaattgaatggaTTGACTCCTAGTGGCAATAAAAGAACTTTCCTATGTTTTGTGTGCCAAAAAGCCTTTGCAAGACAGGAGCACCTGGATAGACATCTTAGATCACACACAAACGAAAAACCATTTAAGTGTGCGGTTTGCGATAAAGATTTTACTAGAAGAGACCTTTTGATAAGACATTCTAATAAATTACACAGCGATACTGCAATAGTCCAGAGAAAATCTTGTAATGCTAGGAAAAAGCTATACAGAAGAGCATCGTTTAGTGCACAATCCGGCGATAGTTATGCCTGTAAGAAGAAAAGCAGCTCAAAAGATAATGAGATTAAACTTACTTTTACACCACCATGTTTGCAATCCGTACATTCAAGCAATGTACAAACCTACACAGAGTTTGACACTGActattttgattcaaagCATCTGGACGACCAATTTTTAATGGAAATAGACGCCTCAAATACTAAACATGATTCCCAAATACCCATTGAATTCACTTTAAatgatcaatttttttcacaaGACCTCGGTATCGACGATTTTGAACTACCTTTCATAAGATCCTCTGATACAAATTTTATGGATAATACTACTTATTCTGACGCCCCAATGACGAGATATTCTTCTACTTTAACTGAATCAgtaaatattgaatttgataaatttacaGGAGTAAATTTCGAGACCTTCTCAcctaatgaaatttcaagtaATCAACTAGgcaataataattataataataccaataataattttggcAGCGGTAATGACGAAGATACTCCtatcaatcaatttgataacCTTTCACCAATGGAAGATGTCAATATTGAGAACGAATACCTACAATGTctagattcaaatttttttggtcCAAAATCTCAAACTTTCTCAGAATTATTCTTTCGACAGAACACCATTAGGTCACCTACTGTTAAAATTACAGACCAAAGTGATAGGTGTATTTTTAATgagaaaattataaaatattgtCAAATCATTATCGATAAGATCAGCAGTCGAAGCACTGATAAGTTGATTCTGCCATCAAGTGAAGAACTTAATGGATATTTAAAGCTTTTTAATCAGAAGTTcttagaaattttcaaatttattcccacaaattttataaagttcgatttcaaaagttacttggattatatttttgaagatgaaactTCAGATCATGTTGATATGATCGAtgaaaacaattttttagaAATCACAAAAATCTGTTGCTTACCATTATTAATGGCTACATTTGGTTCTCTCATCAAATTAAAAGATGATAAAAGGAACCTATTGATGTTGTACGAAATTAGCCAGCACTCCTTACTATTATATCTcgaaaacaagaaaagaatcGTAAAAGAAACTAAACAGCATAACAGTGAGCATTGCAACGATACTTGGTTAATCCaatcattaattttaaatatttcattcCCTCATTTTGCCAATGAATTAGACAAATTTGATTCCAATTTGCTGATAAGACAGGTCTCCGCATTATCGAAAATGTTCAAGAACAGTGTTATAAAacaaataatcaatttaaACCTAGACAAAAAGGAAAAGTTTTTAGAGAAATCAACAGAATTAGAGAAGATATTATTACTGTCGAAAATAAAATGCGTTGAATTCTTAAATCTTTTCTGTAAGTTATTAAATGATCATTACGGTATTACAAGCGAACAGTTTTTATGTGATCAGGATTTACCATCACTACCAGAACTGATCTCAAAATTCGAGTCACATTGGAATGAACGTCAatcattataa
- the IDH2 gene encoding isocitrate dehydrogenase (NAD(+)) IDH2 (similar to Saccharomyces cerevisiae IDH2 (YOR136W); ancestral locus Anc_5.473), translating into MLRQAMLGRARYTIPTKRFLSMQAPRQPSIGRFTGKPDHATGKYTVSFIEGDGIGPEISRSVKDIFQAASVPITWETCDVSPILVDGLTTIPDEAVKSINKNLVGLKGPLATPIGKGHRSLNLTLRKTFNLFANVRPAKSVRGFKTTYDNVDLVLIRENTEGEYSGIEHVVTPGVVQSIKLITRDASERVIRYAFEYAKAIGRPKVIVVHKSTIQRLSDGLFVNVAKELQKEKNFQNIELDTELIDNTVLNVVMNPSKYSDAVFVCPNLYGDILSDLNSGLSAGSLGLTPSANIGDKISIFEAVHGSAPDIAGQNKANPTALLLSSVMMLHHMGLNEYGDKIENAVLKTIAASSKNRTGDLGGTATTTSFTEAVIDNL; encoded by the coding sequence ATGTTGAGACAAGCGATGTTAGGGAGGGCGAGATATACGATCCCAACGAAAAGATTTTTGTCAATGCAGGCTCCTAGACAGCCCTCAATTGGTAGATTCACTGGTAAGCCTGATCATGCTACTGGCAAATATACCGTATCATTTATTGAAGGCGACGGAATTGGTCCGGAAATCTCGAGATCTGTCAAGGATATTTTCCAAGCTGCTAGTGTCCCAATTACATGGGAAACATGTGATGTTTCACCAATATTGGTAGATGGATTAACAACAATTCCAGATGAAGCTgtcaaatcaattaataaaaatttggtaGGGTTGAAAGGTCCATTAGCCACACCAATTGGTAAAGGTCATAGATCCTTAAACTTGACCTTAAGAAAGACTTTCAACCTTTTCGCTAACGTTCGTCCTGCAAAGTCTGTCAGAGGATTTAAGACTACGTACGATAACGTTGACTTGGTGTTAATTAGGGAGAACACTGAAGGTGAATATTCGGGTATTGAGCATGTTGTCACACCAGGAGTTGTACAATCCATCAAGTTAATTACAAGGGACGCATCAGAAAGAGTTATTAGATATGCTTTCGAATATGCAAAGGCAATTGGAAGACCAAAAGTAATTGTGGTTCATAAATCCacaattcaaagattatCTGATGGTCTTTTCGTCAACGTAGCtaaagaattacaaaaagaaaaaaatttccagaATATAGAATTGGATACTGAATTAATCGACAATACCGTGTTAAACGTCGTTATGAACCCATCTAAGTACAGCGATGCTGTATTTGTATGTCCAAATCTTTATGGTGACATTTTATCGGATTTGAATTCGGGACTGAGTGCAGGTTCACTTGGTTTGACACCTTCTGCCAACATCGGTGACAAGATCTCTATTTTTGAAGCGGTACATGGATCAGCCCCAGATATTGCAGGCCAGAATAAAGCCAATCCAACCGCACTACTGCTATCGTCAGTCATGATGTTACATCATATGGGCTTGAATGAATATGGAGATAAGATTGAAAATGCTGTACTCAAGACAATAGCAGCAAGTAGTAAAAATAGAACGGGTGATTTAGGTGGtacagcaacaacaacgTCGTTTACAGAAGCTGTTATCGACAATCTATAA
- the BAG7 gene encoding GTPase-activating protein BAG7 (similar to Saccharomyces cerevisiae SAC7 (YDR389W) and BAG7 (YOR134W); ancestral locus Anc_5.471): MFDMVSNSGKTNITEIASMSSIDANENNKDEFIKKAISWNLVKNFKLMNSHEANGSKIFHVTLSESLRAANIDILLADGNVFGKVPLLVAKTGVIIKETGLKVRGIFRLSGSKKRVDYLKESIFSRKPHFGSNFDCYNPKNEFKFKIHDLATIFKYYLNNLNEPVIPYTYYEMFKIPLLNNTHLSETLKANKEYTDSVESKETINTMVYEYLRLINLLPTENRTLLLYLLDILRLVSKNDNVNSMNSKNLSIIFQPSVITISKDVNFESENIVARYVLEFLINHFDNLICNM, encoded by the coding sequence ATGTTTGATATGGTTAGTAACTCAGGGAAAACCAATATAACTGAAATTGCTTCCATGTCATCTATTGatgcaaatgaaaataataaggATGAGTTTATTAAGAAGGCTATAAGTTGGAATTTGGTCAAGAATTTTAAACTAATGAATAGTCATGAAGCAAATGGTAGTAAGATATTCCATGTTACGCTATCTGAGTCTTTGAGAGCTgcaaatattgatataCTGTTGGCAGATGGAAACGTTTTTGGAAAGGTACCGCTCTTGGTCGCTAAAACCGGTGTAATAATTAAAGAGACAGGATTGAAAGTTAGAGGTATATTCAGATTATCTGGTAGTAAAAAAAGAGTAGATTATTTGAAGGAAAGTATATTTAGTAGAAAACCACATTTtggttcaaattttgactGTTATAATCCCAAGAAcgaattcaaattcaaaatacaTGATTTAGCAactatattcaaatattatttgaataatttaaatgaacCGGTAATACCGTACACTTATTATGAAATGTTCAAGATCCCTCTACTGAATAATACTCACCTTTCAGAGACGTTAAAAGCTAATAAAGAATACACTGACAGTGTGGAATCAAAAGAAACGATCAATACCATGGTTTACGAATATTTGAGACTGATAAATTTACTACCGACAGAAAATCGAACACTTCTACTCTATCTATTGGATATTTTAAGACTTGTTTCGAAAAATGATAACGtgaattcaatgaactCTAAAAACTTGTCAATTATCTTTCAACCATCTGTCATTACAATTTCAAAGGACgtcaattttgaatctgaaaatattgttgCAAGATATGTACTAGAGTTCCTTATCAACCATTTTGACAACCTAATATGTAATATGTAA